The following are from one region of the Bradyrhizobium sediminis genome:
- a CDS encoding ferredoxin--NADP reductase: MSAFHREKVLSVRHWTDTLFSFTATRNSGFRFQNGQFAMIGLEVDGRPLLRAYSMASANHEESLEFFSIKVADGPLTSKLQKIREGDTILVGRKATGTLVADNLIPGQRLLLLSTGTGLAPFASLIKDPDVYDRFESIVLVHGCRQVSELAYGEELVAKLRDDELFGPLLTEKLQYYPTVTREPFRNRGRITDLITSEQLFNDIGQPPLDIETDRIMMCGSPAMLEELRTMFETRGFLEGSHSEPGHFVIEKAFVER; the protein is encoded by the coding sequence ATGAGCGCATTCCATCGAGAGAAAGTTCTTTCCGTCCGGCACTGGACCGATACGCTTTTCAGCTTCACCGCCACCCGCAATTCCGGCTTCCGATTCCAGAACGGGCAATTCGCCATGATCGGCCTGGAGGTTGATGGCCGTCCGCTGCTGCGCGCCTACAGCATGGCGAGCGCCAATCACGAGGAATCGCTGGAATTCTTCTCGATCAAGGTCGCCGACGGGCCGCTGACTTCCAAGCTCCAGAAGATCAGGGAAGGCGACACCATCCTGGTCGGACGCAAGGCGACCGGCACGCTGGTCGCCGACAACCTGATCCCGGGCCAGCGGCTGCTGCTGCTGTCGACCGGAACGGGTCTGGCGCCGTTCGCGAGCCTGATCAAGGATCCCGACGTCTACGACCGGTTCGAGAGCATCGTGCTGGTGCACGGTTGCCGGCAGGTCTCCGAACTCGCCTATGGCGAAGAGCTGGTGGCGAAGCTGCGCGACGACGAACTGTTCGGACCGCTCTTGACCGAGAAGCTGCAGTATTATCCGACCGTGACGCGCGAGCCGTTCCGCAACCGCGGCCGCATCACCGACCTGATCACCTCGGAGCAGCTGTTCAACGACATCGGTCAGCCGCCGCTCGACATCGAAACCGACCGCATCATGATGTGCGGCAGCCCCGCCATGCTGGAAGAGCTGCGGACGATGTTCGAGACACGCGGCTTTCTCGAAGGCAGCCACAGCGAGCCCGGCCATTTCGTCATCGAGAAGGCGTTCGTCGAGCGCTGA